The region TCACCTGGGCTGCCGTGTAGGTGTCCAGCTCGCCCGTGGGCTCGTCGGCCAGGACGATGGCCGGGCGGTTCACCAGCGCCCGGGCCAGTGCCACTCGCTGCTGCTCTCCACCCGACAGCTGAGAGGGGCGATGGCGCGCCCTGTCGGCCATGCCGACCAGAGCGAGGGCTTCCAGCGCCCTGCGCCGTCGCTCACCCCTGGCTACCCTGGCGTAGCGGAGGGGCAGCTCGACGTTCTCCAGGGCAGTCAGCGTCGGGATGAGGTTGAACTCCTGGAACACGAAGCCCACCTTCTGGCGGCGCAGTTGCGGCAGTCGGCGTCCGTTGAGGCGGGCGATGTCCACGCCATCTATGACCACCTGACCGGCGTCGGGCCTGTCGAGGCCGCCCAACACGTTCAGCAGGGTGGTCTTCCCTGAGCCGGAGCGCCCCATCACCGCCATCAGCTCGCCCCGCTCCACCGTCAGATTCACGCCGTCCAGCGCCCTCACCACGCTTCCGCCCAGACGATAGGTCTTGACCAGCCCCCTGGCCTCGATGATGGCCCGGTCCGCCTGGAGCAGCGGGTCGGCAGCCCTTTGCTGAGTCATATTTCCCTCCTCCGCCTCACTCGGCCCGCAGGGCCTCCACCGGTCGCAGCCGCGCCGCCCTGAAGGCCGGTAGCAGCCCGGCCACTGCCCCGAGGAAGGTGGCGAAGGCCACCGAGCCGATTGCCAGGCGCCCTGTGACCAGGAAGATGGGGCCCCCGGCTGCCTCGCGAGCGAAATCGTTCAGGACGGTCACCGCCAGGGAGCCGGCGAGCAGCCCCAGCAGGCCTCCCAGGGCGCCGATGGCTATAGCCTCGGCCAGGTATTCGCGCAAGATGTCGCCGTCGCTGGCCCCCACCGCTTTCTTGATGCCTATCTCGCGCACTCGCTCGGCCACCGACATGACCATGGTGTTTATGACCGAGAGGCCGCCGACGATGAGGGCGATCATGGCCACCCCCAGGATGATGAACTGAAAGACCATGTTGCTGGTCTGCAACGGCTCCTTCAGCTCGCTGGGGCCGAAGGCGCGGATGTCGGGGTTCCGTGCCTCTATCTCGCGCGCCAGCTGGTCGCCGTCCACACCCGGCTGCACCGCGGCAAAGATGGTGTCCACTTTGTCCGACAGGTCTATCTCCGAAAAGAAGAGGCGCGACTCGCGCAGCAGTTCGCGGGCGTCGTCCAGAGGCACGTAGGCGATGTTGTCGGGGCCGGTAAGGGTGCGGTTCAGGATGCCTACCACGCGGAAGGGATGGTCGCGCAGGATGACTTCCTGCCCCACTCGCGCCTTCAGGCGCTCGGCCACGTCGGCCCCAAGCACTGTGACCCCGCGCTCGCCCTGGCGCCACCAGTCGCCACGGGCGAAGCTCAGTTCCACGGACGACGGGGCAACGCGGTCGCACTGCTGCACTTCGTCCACCACCACCCCGGAAATGATCTGCGGCATCCCTACCGAGGCGCCGCCCTCGGGGTCCAGCAGCAGGTTGATGCTGGTCTCCACGCAGGCTACGCCGGGCACCTGCCGCACGCTTTCGGCGAAGGACAGGGGCACCAGGCCGAACCCCCCGAAGAACGGGTGCCCGCCGCCCTTGTCGGTTATAGCGATGCGATTGGACAGGTACTCCTCGCCGCCCTGCACCAGCTGGTTGACCTTCTCGGCCAGGGCGCCCAGCACCACGAGGGCGAAGATGCCGATGGTTATGCCCATCACCGTGAGGCTGGTTCGCAGCCGGTGACGCAGGAGGTTGCGCAGCGGCTCCGGCACCAGCGACAGGAGGTCGTTCACCTTATCACTCTCCCTCTCAGTAACCGGGGCTGCCGGTCACCATCTCGGCCTCAGCCGCCTCGGCTCGCTCGATGGCTGTCAGCAGAGCGGCTGCCTTGTTCATCGTCTCCTCGTATTCTCGCTCCGGCACCGAGTCGTAAACGATGCCCGCCCCGGCCTGGACCGATGCCACTCCGTCCTTCAGCACCACGGTACGGATGGTGATGGCCGTGTCCATGTTGCCGGAATAGTCGAAGTAGCCCACGGCTCCAGCGTAAGGACCGCGACGGTCTGGTTCCAGTTCGGCGATGATCTCCATGGCGCGGATCTTGGGGGCGCCGGAGACAGTGCCGGCCGGGAAGCAGGCCCGAAGGGCGTCGTAGCAGGAGAGTTCGGGCCGCAGCCGGCCTGTGACGTGGGACACCAGATGCATGACGTGGGAGTAGCGCTCCACCTCCATGAACTGGGGCACTCGCACCGTGCCGGGCAGTGCCACGCGGCCGATATCGTTGCGGGCCAGGTCCACCAGCATCAGGTGTTCGGCCCTCTCTTTCTCGTCGGCCCGCAGCTCCTCCTCCAGGGCAGCGTCCTCGTCGGTGGTGCGGCCGCGGCGTCGAGTGCCAGCGATGGGGTGAGTTACCACCTCGCTGCCCTCCACCCGCACCAGCATCTCGGGCGAGGCGCCGATGATCTGGAAATCGCCCAGGTGCAGGTAATACATGTAGGGCGACGGGTTCACCGCCCGCAGCGCCCTGTATATCGAGAAGGGGTGGGCAGCGGTGGGTCGGGACAGCCGCTGGGACAGCACCACCTGGATCACATCGCCGGCGATGATGTACTGCCGCGCCCGTTCCACCATGCCCAGAAAACGTTCCCGGTCGACGTTGGATGTGACGGTGGCAGGGGCGGCGGCACGCTGCACGCTGTAGGGCTGGGCCGGCAGAGGCCGCGACAGACGCTCCACCAGCTCCTCGATGCGCCAGCAGGCCTGCCGGTAGCTGGCTTCCACCTCGCCGTCCAGTCGACAGTGGGAGACCACCTTCACCACATGGCGCAGGTGGTCGAACACCAGCAGGGTATCCACGAAGAGGAACAGGGCCTCGGGCACGCCCAACGGGTCCTCGGGGCGGATGGGCACCCGCGGCTCGAAGTGGCGCACGCACTCCCAGGCCAGGTAGCCCACGGCGCCCCCAGTGAAGCTGGGCAGTGCCACGGCAGGCCCCTCCGAGGGCAGGGCCAGGCGGAAGCGCGAAAGCTCCGACTCCACCTCGCGCAGCGGGTCCGAGCCGTCCCAGGGATGGGCGTAAGGTCCCTGGCGCAGCACCCGATAAGGCTCGGTGCCGATGAAGCTGTAGCGGGCCAACCGCTCCCCGCCCTCCACCGATTCCAGCAGGAAGGAGTAGGCGCCCCGTGCCACCTTGAGGAAGGCCGAGACGGGCGTCTCCAGGTCGGCGGGCACCTCCCGCAGGACGGGGCACAGGTTGCCCCTGCCCTCCCGGGCGAGGGCCTCCACCTGGGGGAGCGACGGCCAGTAGGCGCTCAGGCTGTCCCCTCCTGGCGGAAGTGGGTCAGGCCCATGGCCTCCCGCATCTCCCTCAGCGTCTTCTGGGCCTCGGCCCTCGCCCGCCGAGAGCCCTCGTAAACGATCTCGTCGATGACCTTGGGGCGGGCAGCGAA is a window of Dehalococcoidia bacterium DNA encoding:
- a CDS encoding ABC transporter ATP-binding protein — encoded protein: MTQQRAADPLLQADRAIIEARGLVKTYRLGGSVVRALDGVNLTVERGELMAVMGRSGSGKTTLLNVLGGLDRPDAGQVVIDGVDIARLNGRRLPQLRRQKVGFVFQEFNLIPTLTALENVELPLRYARVARGERRRRALEALALVGMADRARHRPSQLSGGEQQRVALARALVNRPAIVLADEPTGELDTYTAAQVMELVQRLNREAGQTFIIVTHDPAIAQRCRRVVRMEDGRIVSDERREER
- a CDS encoding ABC transporter permease is translated as MNDLLSLVPEPLRNLLRHRLRTSLTVMGITIGIFALVVLGALAEKVNQLVQGGEEYLSNRIAITDKGGGHPFFGGFGLVPLSFAESVRQVPGVACVETSINLLLDPEGGASVGMPQIISGVVVDEVQQCDRVAPSSVELSFARGDWWRQGERGVTVLGADVAERLKARVGQEVILRDHPFRVVGILNRTLTGPDNIAYVPLDDARELLRESRLFFSEIDLSDKVDTIFAAVQPGVDGDQLAREIEARNPDIRAFGPSELKEPLQTSNMVFQFIILGVAMIALIVGGLSVINTMVMSVAERVREIGIKKAVGASDGDILREYLAEAIAIGALGGLLGLLAGSLAVTVLNDFAREAAGGPIFLVTGRLAIGSVAFATFLGAVAGLLPAFRAARLRPVEALRAE
- the trpE gene encoding anthranilate synthase component I, with translation MEALAREGRGNLCPVLREVPADLETPVSAFLKVARGAYSFLLESVEGGERLARYSFIGTEPYRVLRQGPYAHPWDGSDPLREVESELSRFRLALPSEGPAVALPSFTGGAVGYLAWECVRHFEPRVPIRPEDPLGVPEALFLFVDTLLVFDHLRHVVKVVSHCRLDGEVEASYRQACWRIEELVERLSRPLPAQPYSVQRAAAPATVTSNVDRERFLGMVERARQYIIAGDVIQVVLSQRLSRPTAAHPFSIYRALRAVNPSPYMYYLHLGDFQIIGASPEMLVRVEGSEVVTHPIAGTRRRGRTTDEDAALEEELRADEKERAEHLMLVDLARNDIGRVALPGTVRVPQFMEVERYSHVMHLVSHVTGRLRPELSCYDALRACFPAGTVSGAPKIRAMEIIAELEPDRRGPYAGAVGYFDYSGNMDTAITIRTVVLKDGVASVQAGAGIVYDSVPEREYEETMNKAAALLTAIERAEAAEAEMVTGSPGY